ccttaaaaatacaattttatgcatgatgattataaaatcatatttaacatataagcatacatgtcacataatcaattagcaattaaaatcagttaattactcatttttttatgtttcctagattcgcatgcagttggattacgccttcttaattttggaccttacaatccATACATCTCATGATCCAGCCTACAACCCAGTTTGaaaaagttgatgcaacatgtttgtatatgttagagtagatgccttgtaagccaactgttggctaaggaatttattgactcagttgtaataaacaatctttattttaatataattcattatttcatggtttgttatttctttatctgtatacccatgtgatcaacatagacaaagaccttgattatactttaatacaaatgaatcgtaattcgatgttgaaactcatttgtaaacactgtataatctaaattcgttcctagtcgattcagccgcctaaaacatggataaaggtcgcttgagctcgagactagtatatgtgatgttgtgtactgcgtttcttggtaaggacatagagatgtccaaacatgcagatgggtagtaatatgatgattataccgaactaccctccctcggactttccaagtggttatcattcatcgagaggataagtccgtggttatgattgtacaccattagtccttaccacccgagacaacactgaggctctatatgctagagctgtattttgactcgtttaccgactccaggagagtcatcaggtggcgagatttgGTATAtttgcgacacatgtaggatCCAGTGcgttgtagtcgggaattcactgCTCACCTACGGATGtgaatatcctatgtgatctgatgaaataatagtgcatggaatctctggctagagtatgagatgtacgttagagaaggagtgcTCCAATTGTAcgtgcgatgccactatttattctcaaatatgtgtcatatagttatcgaattattatgcaaccctcgatgaaccaatggttgcagattcgattaggatatatgagatgaagggactgtactgtacgttaatcataattgaCTGgctcttgcaggcactatcattgatacctagggaatcatgggacgatgctactagacgctcttaccatgattcgatgggtttaatcagaaatatgatttctgacattctcataaTCAATTTTTGATATTTAGAATGTggaaaattagggtaagcccgaataaaggaatatgtcctgaatcacaaagagttgtgaacccacggctagctgtatccctgaaccattgagggtcacacaagcactggatcatttttgtggggacccggacgttaattcatatcttaatcattctttgggaataattcaatcaattaagataaacatggtctaaatttttttttaaaactgaggaacgtaatggaatcagtctagtatacacatcaatataaaagtacaagtgttgtacagcatacaacaaacgaaactagggttcaactactatatatcaagtgctgaaacctaactaattctgatccggatcaccacgctaacttgtcctttctctcatcctcttcttgaccctgatcctgtcccacctgttgtcatgcacacatacaaacacgacaacagccggataactccggtgagaataaaatcccagtataaacaatgaatcaatacaatacataaaatcatatgtaaaagcataaaccatgtatcaaagaacatgaatcataatttatgtcacattagtgaatatagataaaactctttgactcgtcatttcAGACTTGACTCATATCTATTCTAAGGATCCTGGTTCCTGGACATTAACACACATATCGAATCTctgcgataggaatcgatccactcctaagcaacatcgatataaatcaaatatccgctgtcttggcatatccgccatagacttagcatatccgccaatgcctattctgacaatgtgcaatgggccaatgactactctgtcataatctggcacctctgtcagtgacTTTCACTCAATAACTATCTGctattctttgtttttttataaattaatggaCTAAGCGTactcattcaaacaatataaaggtatgaaaccaataacatacaagtatgtgatttagggaaactcaagtctagtcTGACCCAAGTAGATCTCCTGGTTAGttttgacgaagtcgaagtcctgaattcgaagctgtcaataccaatctgaaataaCGTGTCAAATaggaacaatatcaatatacaactcatatcaatactcattctaatcaatactcaatctaattctgtttcgacggcataacagtatagtcttgatatccccgtcaactcagacaacaatatatatcaattacaaatcataaccaatatccaatataatccatactctcagaaatctgaataatctcaatttcatctctgaaaaatcataacaaatgtataaacaatctgttcttcaatctgttctcggttctacgatgtctaatatctcaaaaacatcatatatcaattctatccgattctgacaatatcataatttcaaatcatatcaaaactcaataaaacttacgtttagttgaagctctcgtagatagaaacacgatactgaagtcggattgaaattctgacgggcggatctttcgtaaacttCAATTTCCTCAAATAAAAAGCGTAAGGATTTTCACGATATTCTCTGAAGCTCTTTTCGGTTCTTTCTGAGGAATAATGAATGaagtttgaatatatatatatatatatatatcatgcatggtgAGGGGCAAGTGGCTCGTTCTTTGccctgcacgtctcgcgcatatgcgcgccataatcccgcgcatatgcgcgacattctctggaatGAAATCTTAGCTACTgggcacctcgcgcatatgtgcgcatCACATCGCGCATGTGCGTACAAAGTTCTGTTCTCGCTGTTtttggtcgcgcatatgcacgagacctactggtctcggcgtCAACCAATtctacttctcgcgcatatgcgcgtcctaatcccgcgcatatgcgcgacattctctggaatGAAATCGTAGCTACTgggcacctcgcgcatatgcgcgcctcacatcgcgcatgtgcgcgcaaagttctgtTCTCGCTGTTtttggtcgcgcatatgcacgagacctactggtctcggcgtCAACCAATTCTACtactcacgcatatgcgcgtcctaaTCTCGCGtatgcgcgacattctctggaatGAAATCGTAGCTACTgggcacctcgcgcatatgcgcgcctcacaTCGCGCATGTGCTCGCAAAGTTCTGTTCTGGCTGTTtttggtcgcgcatatgcgcaagacctactggtctcggcgtCAACCAATTCtactactcgcgcatatgcgcgtcctaatcccgcgcatatgtgcgacaTTCTCTGGAATGAAATCTTAGCTACTgggcacctcgcgcatatgcggcctcacatcgcgcatgtgcgcgcaaagttctgtTCTGGCTGTTTGGCTACTgccctcctcgcgcatatgctcgcccgatctcgcgcatatgcgcgagaagttctGTCCCGCACACaatctcctcgcgcatatgcgcgcctacctcggcgcatatgcgcccaaaGTTCTGACCTCACATGCCAATTCATGTAGTTCCACTTCTTTTCTATGtcttctataatcacatcaataaGTCAATTGATTAATGCCTGATTACAGTttttaaatctcgggcattacaattttgttcccgttgagataataaattcaagaagttgaatttatattatgatatagtaagttcaaggagttgaatttatgataattaaattttgagaaaataaattcaaagagttgaatttatgagatagtaaattcaagaagttgaatttatgaatttataaaatttggagagaataaattcaatgagttgaatttataaaatttgagaatttaatttattaaactcaaaagtttagtttattaaatattaaattttggaggcgATAAATTCAaggtgttgaatttataaaatttgagaatttaatttagtaaactcaaaagttgagtttattaaatattaaatttttgaagtgataaattcaaagagttgaatttctaatttaaatattaaattcaaatgttgaatttataatggatttaaattaaatgtaatgggtgtatgtattatgagcttgtaggagtacaagaccaacatacaaattattaaggttcttaattggactttaaaatattaattaattaattaaactagttggactagagtaattaattaattaagccaattaagtatttgatttaattaatgagCCATAAGCTTTTATATACGTATATTAGGTTTGAGGTTAATTGATTCCaatcataatttttgaaaaccctagcctccacatgacatgattttcgaaaatgccTCTCCATTTTTCCTCACAAATTTCGGCCTCCATCAAAGTTATTTTGGTTGAGTCGTATCTTGATTTTTAATCTCCAACGTTAAAAGTTCTTccaaatattctagtgctatttggaagaagaacaaatcttctagtcgtggacttgatagaagGATTGAAAAAaggagttcttgaagaaatttcGTAGGGAATTcaacaagagctatatccgctaaTACCAGATTATTTGGAGtcaagtgaattaattcactaaatgtatattactaaacatcttttgtatgtttatttattaaaaccaCACGAGTGCTCAAATAaatcttgaatgtcaagatctagaaatttttaaaaattccgcTGTGTTTTGAGcatgagaaaaccgagatccaacaatatAGCCTTTTCTTACAACATTTACTTGATCCATAGATGCACTTAAATTACGTAAAGGATCAAAAAAGATGTTAGAATCAAAACCTCTTCGATTGGGTAACTTTACATGTTTAAGACAAAGTGGGCTTCAGATCACAAACATAACGTTAGAAAGGGCTGAGAAGTTGTCTTTATCGCTTTCAACACTCGAGTCATGAATCAAAAAAGGcgagaaaataacaaaatatactTAAAAGATGAATATAACGAACAAATATTACTATCAACCACCTAATATTTATAGAAGAGGTAAAACGAGACAACATATAGTCGGAAAGAATTATACGAGTGGGGACCATACTCAAACACGCCATGTGACCTCTTCATTGCCTTGTCCAAGTTGCCTAAGTTGGGCTTTGGGTATTGGCCTATTTTAGGGAGTGTTTGATAGAGTTTTTGTGAAACATTTTTTGGCTTCTAGTTGACTTGAACTGTTTTAGGgtgtttgaaaatattaatttctatGATTTTTAACCAAAAGCTAGAAGCAAGTttgaggttttttttttctgcttctatttttttgttaatagtttaaaattacaatttgacatttttatatttaaaaaattatcatattttacaATTGCtctcaatttttataaatatttttggacattttttaaaatgttaaattttatttatatattagtttttaagagTTTCGAatataattcataaaaatccaatcatattttattacaaaaGTATCGTTAGCGACTTGTTCTCTGAATGGGCTTTACTTTAGGCCAGACCCATGGACTTTTCGCTTGAATTCGGGCTTCTCTCCTATCCATAGGGTATGTCACATTTGGGGTGGATATTTTCGTAATAAGATTATGAGTAATGTTATATGTACAACCAATTTTTGTACAACaattcttacaacacaaaaattcattacaaaaatttatttatcaaaatctcatgataaattcaatacaaaatctcacgaaataatatcaaaatctcatgatataataacaaaatctcacgatataactgttgtaaatatcgttgtaCGTTTAGAATTGTTCTAAAATTATTAACAAATCGGAACCAAAATACGAAAAAgttgaataaaattaaataggTCAATGGTATCCTCACAATTAAAGTATTAATAAATAACACAGCCTGGCTACTATTCATTAGGCTCTTAAGCAGAGTTGGCAAATCTATAGATAGGGAAATAATTTTTCAGTTtggaaaatttatatttgtcttttcgaaaattcgatattttatgttattatatttcattttttgttcgttatttttattttacaatttaatttatttttatatgatgcTGAATCAGACACTTCcacgaaaaaataaaaaatagattaaATTTGCCAAACGATCAGATTCAGAtacattattaaatattaattttgacaACATATCGCGGGCAGGTAAACACAAAAAAGcaatttcctttcttttttaacaaaaaataaataatatatttattatcatattaattttcaaaatctgtaaataaatgtaatttacaattaaatttgaaacaataaaactccatgaaaagaatttgaaatcaagtgCAAATCACATTAAATGACATCATAGGGCTATAGCGACCAAAACAATGACATAtcaacttattttattttcaattcaattatCTATTTTAATCTTTTCcattcattcatttatttatttatctattgcAAGACTTGAGTACGACGGAGGTTAACACATCGTCTAATCATAGTATCattctcatatatatatttttaataaccatgactatataatttataataagtCTTTTGTGATACGATCttaagaatatttattattGAGACGGTCAATCTTTTCTATATTtataatgataaataatttttttttaaaactgaccataaatttttaattatttaacaagTTCATCAAagtgttttataaattttttattataaaatatataagaatTTAACTAATAAGGGGTGCACGGGAAGGAAACCATTTATTTATCTTTGTGTGACATTTTTTACTGCacaaatatatacacacacaccataattattaattttgtaaataagACTTTATATGATGTaaccaagaaataataatatatgaaacGAGAGGATCTAGGCGATCAAACAACTCAAGTGATCGACCAATTCGGGTGGTCAACCAATCCAAATATTCAGCGTTATGAATAATTGTTAGAGATGTCGGGAGTTACTCAGACACTCAAGAGTACTTGAAAAATAACATGAAACTTACATTCATTAATATAAAAGTCTTGACCTATTTATAAGATTTCAAGGGCTTGATGGACATGGCACACCAATTTTTTCCCCCCCCAATTACCCATGTCCATTGGATTTAGATCATCTGTTGTGATTAAAAACACAGCATCTGATGAAGTGTActtttacacgagatgatcagTTGATTATCTGATGGACCTCACACAATGtcatataaaattgaaaaattgtcaAGATTTCAAATATTAGCTTTAAAAATTACTTTAACCACATTTCACACATAtattaacatatattttatatttaaatttaattttgtgcTCGGAGTAGGTGCAAAAGTTtgctaatattatatatatctttttactatataataatattaatattaatatatataaagtttggGTAGGCCTTTCAAATACAATAAATTGAAGAATATCGATACAAAGTATCAAACAATGCATCGATCAAGACTCGACAGCCCATTTGTTTGTTATATTATAAACGCAAAATGGTTGGCAGCCAAGTGGATTTCGTGGAACAATaaccagaaaattattaaatttatttattttggagGAGTAAGAGGATCAGATTAGATTCTTGCCACAAGAACATTGGCGGTCAATTTTTTGCTTCCGTGTGCATCTTTAATTCCAAAAATTGGCAAGACACTATTTTTATTGGGAGGGAACTCCAATAAAAATTGACATTGGGTTAAGTAAAGCTTGCCCGCATAATTTTTTCAGCCAAGTTCCCACCTTTCGCGTTCCTGTCATCCTTATCACGTTAATCTTCTGCGTTTCTGTAATCTGTATCTTCCCTTTTGGGTTGATATCTTCGTTTATTTTATTCGTATTTCTGTAATTTTTTGTATATACTCTTCAGTTTTCTTTCCCttttattgtttgttttttcaaatttcCGTTCTTTGTTAAAATCCCTTTTAATGTTTCCTTGATATGAACTTTTGACTTCTGCCATTTCGGAGACCAGTTGTAAAAAATCGCAGTTATGGCGTTAGTTGAGGCGTTCTTGGAGATTTTGGAGAGGCCCACGATTTGGGCGATGATTTTAGGGATGATTCAGCTGCTAGGGCCTGTTTGGATTGCTTTTCTTGTGGGTGTAACGGTGGGGTGGGCTTGGAAACCTAGGTGGGCTAGTTTAGGGAATCGTAAGTTTGAATTTTCAGCTCCTTCTTCACCTTCTTCTAATATCCCTTCTCCTGTTAATGGTTTTGTTTCAACCAGCAAAAGTGTGGGTTCTAGCAATGTTAAAATTCAGAGTTCTGGTTCTTGTTTGTTCAATAATGGATTGGAAAAGGTGCAAGTAGCATTGCCTCCTGTTGAAACTGCTGTTTGCAGGTAAGCTTTTGGTAAAtgtataaatttttgtttttttgttggttCATTTCTCCATTAAGCATTGGTAATGCATTGGCCAACTTGTATTATGTTGATTTGTCATGTTTgaatcttgttttgttttgtttttttttttggtttcatcTTGTTTATATGAACTGACTTGAATGTATGAAGTTTATATATTTGTTGACACGCATGTTTCATTAGGAAGCTAATTGCATCAGTTATGAACGGTTCGGTAGATATAGATATTTAAACTTCGAAGTCCTGATATGATATTGCTCTGAGtgcttaaacaaaataatttctcATTATGCGTCATTGTGTGCAACCTGAAGTTGTATATCTGGATTGAATGTGAAAAGGTTTGTGTCGTGTGATTTTGGGACAAGGATGTCTTAAACTTGGATGCCCAAATCGGTTCAACAACAGAAGATCCCCAATTAGCTTagtataaaaatatgaaaacgtCATTTTACCCTTTCCATAGTAGATACACACGAAATGAGATTGAAATTTACTTTTCAAGTTGGTGATGTGTAAGTTTCTTACACAATGTGTGTGATTCTTTGATAGTTCATCAGAATCAAGAAAAGAATATAGTGTGGTGGTTATGGATGAAGATTTGGAACATTTGTGTCACCTTGTTGAAAGGAAAGATGGAGGTCCATCCTGGAAGCATGTGTTCAATCGATCAACTCATGATATGAGCTACCAAGCATGGCAGAGAGATCCTGAGGTGCCATATGCCCTATTTTACAATATCTGAGACCGTGATTATTTTTGCTTCTGTAAGATCTTGAATCATACTTGTTATGATTTGCCAGACTGGTCCTCCACAATATTGCAGCAGGACTGTTTACGAGGATGCAACTCCAGAATTGGTGAGGGATTTCTTTTGGGATGACGAGTTTCGACTAAAGTGGGATGATATGATCCTACATGCTTCAATTTTGAAAGAATGCCCTACGACAAGAACAATGATTGTCCACTGGATACGTAAGGTTGggaaattcaattaattttctATGTGAACCTGAAATTTGTAATTCTCGTGATAGCATATCAATAATCACTTGGGGTCCACTGTTTTTTACTACAAGGCCCTGGTTCAACTAAAAACTCTGTAAAATTGTTCATGAATATTATTGATGTGAGATCACATAATTGATTTCTGACTATTTGTGCGCAGTTTCCCTTTTTCTGCAGCGACAGAGAATACATAATTGGCCGTCGAATGTGGGAATCAGGACGTTCATATTATTGTGTAACGAAGGTAAAGCCGTGGATACTTTTGATTTGGTTCTTTTGTGATTCTGTATGGATTATTTTTCAACCCAATGATTTGGAGTTGATCTACCATTATGAATTGGCTTAATCACGTTTTTTCTGATCATGGAAAAATGTATTCTTCAAAATACGCATAGTGCTGTGCTATGTGAGTTTCAGAAATTGCATCGAAACCATATGAGTTTTGGGCACATCCCATAATATCCGGAGTTATTGTGTTCTAATGTTCTTCGTACTTGAAGTTCTTATGATGAAGTTTGATTGCCCCTTCATCTCTAAACCAGGGAGTTCCCTACCCATCTGTTCCAAGGCGAGTTAAACCAAGGCGTGTGGATCTTTACTATTCTAGTTGGTACATTCAAGCAGGTATGTTATAAAAGAATGCTGCATCATTTACTTGAAATCCTTGGTTAGAGTTAATTTTTCTCTCGAAAATGtctgaatttttttgttttcgaaTGGAACAGTCGAGTCAAGGCAAGGGAATGGGCAACTGTCTGCATGTGAGGTGGTGCTCTTCCATCACGAAGACATGGGGATTCCATGGGAAATTGCAAAGTTCGGGGTACGACAAGGTATGTGGGGTGCAGTCAAGAATATCGAACGTGGCTTCCGAGCATACCAAAAGCACCGAGCTTCTGGAGCTCCCCTCTCCCACCATGCTATCATGGCTCAAGTAAACACAAAGATCGACCCCGACTATCTCAAGTTTTTCGAAGGTGATGAAGACTCGAAAGAAACTCAACTGGTGGCTTCAACTGATGAGAAACAAAAGGGTGTGAATATTCCGAAACTCCTAATATTTGGTGGGGTGATCGCTGTTGCTCTCAGTCTCGATCGGGGGCTTCTGACCAAGACCCTCCTATTTGGTGTTGCTCGGAGATTTGGCAACATGGGAAAAAGAGCATTGCCTCGGCCTAGTTGAGGTGGAACAAATTTCACTAGCAAGTATTGATGTGTAGCTGTTGCTTGTTTCTGTACAAAAAGTTCTGGAATACCATACAATACAACACACTGAAAATGTTTTTAGCTAGATAGATTGATTAGTTGGAACATTCAAAATTTATGTTATGCCTCTTTTTCCGTCATAATTTTGATTGTTCACTCATCTCAAATGTAACTTTTGTTTGTGCATTATAGGATAGGGAGTTCTAATCATATGCCCTTCAGACCGATATGTTAAATGAATTTCACAGATTGACTTTGTTCAGCCCTTCATGTAATTAGGGACTTCCGACGAAGCCTTCATTGTTTGATGTCAATCCaaattgtaataataaaagAGAGAAGGTTTAACATAGAAAAATAGTACAAAAAAATGTCATTGAAAGATGAATATACTATATTATACAGGAAAACTGATGCCCTCTACCGGTAGAGTTATTTGATCATGTAGATCTCTCATATTTTACGAGAGACCGACATCCTGTAACGGGGAGCCGAGAACCCTGTTTATTCTGTGCTATGCCGGACTGAGTTCACACGGAAACCTATATTATAGTTTCGAAACTGAATAAGCCATCAAATTGGGGTGCCACCTTTGGTATTTCGGAAGCCTTCACTTTCTTCTGGGCTTTTCCAACGAAACTGCTAACTGAAGCCCCTAATCCACCGCCACATTCTTGCATCTACAGCACCAAGAATTAAGCTAATACCAAACATTTACACAAAGATTACGTTGCAAACATTTAGCCagaaaaaagtatttttttttaaatttaaatataagaaTTTACCGGTACAGTTGGATGATTTTTATTGAAGAAATATATCCCCATTGCAGTGGCAGCTGCTGGTGCAGTGATGCAAAGTGTTGTAGTGATTGGAGccatttttcaagaattttgtaAGTGTTAAAACTTTGTGAGTAAATGATTATATATCTTTGGGTTTTTGTTGTATCCTATCCATATTGAGAGGAAATGCCTGTGTAGTTGTGTTGGCACCACACGCATTCTTATCCATCTCCGAAAAGGGTTCCTTCCAAGTCTTATATTCAAATCTATAAGATATATCTCCCGACGGAAAAAATGacagaaaattataattttgatttagTATATTTGCTTATGATGATATCAAAATCTTATCCTGGGTTCGATCTAAAGAACGAGTCTTTTAATTTCGTAGTTGAGTGGATCGAGGCAGTGCTCTGAGTTCTGCACAGACATAAATAGATTTAGGAGGCGTCAGAGAGTTTTCCAGCGTGACCCATCTAATGCTTAAGTAAGCCCGGAGAACAAACTTAATAGAGAGATATTAATGCTAAGTGAGCAAGAGAATGAGTGTTCTAAAACCGTGACCAatacctgatatttatagaagcAGGAGATAATATTTATCTTGTTGGAGTAGGATTCTTGCTAGGTAGAATCCTACATAAGATAGGAAATATCATATGGTAGGACTCTCTGACCACAATAGTTAGGACTCTTGATGACGTCTAGGACTCTTGTCTTATCTCGATGAGATTTGATCGACTCTCGTATTTATCGAGACTCATTTATTGAAAGGAATATCTTCACATTCCCTAGCTGCATTAGGGTTTGGGCTTCCCGACCCCTTGAGTGGACTCGGATTTCTAGTAATCAGTTCGAATCTATAATAAACATGGTTGAGGGGTCTAGCCTTGTTAGGAATTTATGAGCCCGGACTCTGGGCTCGGACACCTTACTATATGGTTGGGCTAGGTAGTCGGGCCCTTAATCAATAAAGAGTCCTCTATCTTACAGAGCTAGGGCCAATTTTAAGATAGATCTTGATCAATCCAGATGCGTCAATTTTAAGAGACATCAGCTTCTTTGC
The DNA window shown above is from Primulina huaijiensis isolate GDHJ02 chromosome 12, ASM1229523v2, whole genome shotgun sequence and carries:
- the LOC140989903 gene encoding uncharacterized protein, with product MALVEAFLEILERPTIWAMILGMIQLLGPVWIAFLVGVTVGWAWKPRWASLGNRKFEFSAPSSPSSNIPSPVNGFVSTSKSVGSSNVKIQSSGSCLFNNGLEKVQVALPPVETAVCSSSESRKEYSVVVMDEDLEHLCHLVERKDGGPSWKHVFNRSTHDMSYQAWQRDPETGPPQYCSRTVYEDATPELVRDFFWDDEFRLKWDDMILHASILKECPTTRTMIVHWIRKFPFFCSDREYIIGRRMWESGRSYYCVTKGVPYPSVPRRVKPRRVDLYYSSWYIQAVESRQGNGQLSACEVVLFHHEDMGIPWEIAKFGVRQGMWGAVKNIERGFRAYQKHRASGAPLSHHAIMAQVNTKIDPDYLKFFEGDEDSKETQLVASTDEKQKGVNIPKLLIFGGVIAVALSLDRGLLTKTLLFGVARRFGNMGKRALPRPS